One Echinicola strongylocentroti DNA window includes the following coding sequences:
- a CDS encoding DUF3168 domain-containing protein: MIGNSIYALLMANPVVDTYVSDRIYPVQAPQRDMGNLIIYGIAGTKPEETKQGPSKEDWVMVDIVVYSKDYDEMHTIAKAVREALDYQNGTIAGNEISNIVFEDYSDSWQTDRECYEGLLQFTVISKP, translated from the coding sequence ATGATAGGTAACTCCATATACGCACTGTTAATGGCCAATCCTGTAGTAGACACTTACGTATCTGACAGGATATATCCGGTACAGGCACCGCAGAGGGACATGGGCAACCTGATCATTTATGGGATTGCCGGAACCAAACCAGAGGAGACCAAGCAGGGTCCCAGCAAGGAAGACTGGGTAATGGTGGACATAGTGGTCTATTCAAAGGACTATGACGAGATGCACACCATTGCAAAGGCCGTGCGTGAAGCTCTGGACTATCAGAACGGAACCATTGCCGGTAATGAAATATCCAATATCGTATTTGAGGATTACAGTGATTCCTGGCAGACAGACCGGGAATGTTATGAAGGATTATTGCAGTTCACAGTCATATCGAAACCATGA
- a CDS encoding phage tail tube protein yields the protein MSYNGTQILIKLATEAILGQTSSNLDHTWDMIETTTKQSTARAKTYETGENGWTSSCETKLNITEGTALKELMDAADLGTAHDFESGSGVVDSMTTTGQVLISGISISEPQNDVITVSYTLQGTGPVTRTIEAV from the coding sequence ATGAGCTACAACGGAACACAAATACTGATCAAGCTCGCCACGGAAGCCATCCTCGGACAGACCAGCTCCAACCTGGACCATACCTGGGACATGATCGAGACCACCACGAAACAGTCTACGGCTCGGGCTAAGACCTACGAGACGGGGGAAAACGGGTGGACGTCATCTTGTGAAACCAAACTAAACATCACTGAAGGGACGGCGCTGAAAGAATTAATGGACGCTGCCGACTTAGGAACCGCCCACGACTTTGAATCCGGTTCGGGAGTAGTGGACAGCATGACCACCACGGGACAGGTGCTGATTTCTGGAATCAGTATTTCAGAACCCCAAAATGATGTAATCACAGTGTCCTACACCCTTCAGGGAACAGGGCCGGTAACCAGAACAATTGAAGCAGTATGA
- a CDS encoding phage tail tape measure protein: MALANVNLKFGVNLKDFSSKLQNMEKNVEKFGNNLKKVGGGLTKGLTAPIIGATAAATALAIKVGGVADRLLDLEQITGISTDSLQEYQYVANQAGVSTESVSAAMEGLTRRIMDLEEPSNKAGIALKELGVYVRNANGELRTGDQIMDDVINSLADMQNPVERNAYGAKIFGGAWKDMAPILSMGTKGIKAAREEAHQLGIVMSKDSLNGSNAFRMSVDRLKATFDGLLNQMGASFAPMLNDTIIPLIDDFVVPAFRAFAGFIKRITDGFNSLSPVVKNIALVVTGLVAAVGPLLTGLGVLTMTVIPALKTGIMVLTTVFSPLVLKIAAVVAIVGGLALVVKGVIDSWETVKTYFSQLWDRIKLFFIKGVAGTLEVFNKFTSAIGLDFSDTIDGLREKSKGMQEALDAQPVVTLGDVFSEVGSSIMNTFTSLKDSVTSSMSTTREEVTKTTEAVKGLGGAVQSLTSSGLGDISTSSNRKSMLPEIDVDAFNEKLDSIKLAVVNKGHQINDAIVSFNQQASSIITGSIGSTFSQIGTAIGEGFVSGENAFKAAGKSLLGSLAGIMSQIGELMIEYGALAIVKAKLDASMAIPGAGFITGPLAIAAGIALISASAAVGAVASGKSSGSSGGGALGEATNVSGMRAMGGTVSAGNSYIVGERGPEIWKASGHGKIIPNNKLGGLNGPLLIRIVGEFIQRGTDMVATIDQTKMVYGRTT, translated from the coding sequence ATGGCGTTAGCTAATGTAAACCTAAAATTTGGTGTAAACCTTAAAGACTTTTCCAGCAAGCTCCAAAATATGGAGAAGAATGTGGAGAAGTTTGGAAATAACCTAAAGAAGGTCGGTGGAGGTCTTACAAAGGGACTTACTGCCCCGATTATTGGAGCTACAGCAGCAGCTACAGCATTAGCCATAAAGGTCGGTGGAGTAGCGGACAGGCTTTTGGACCTTGAACAGATCACCGGCATTAGTACGGACTCGCTTCAGGAATATCAGTATGTGGCCAATCAAGCAGGTGTAAGCACCGAATCCGTAAGTGCGGCAATGGAAGGGTTGACCAGGAGGATCATGGACCTTGAAGAACCTTCCAATAAAGCGGGGATAGCCCTTAAAGAACTGGGAGTGTACGTGAGAAATGCCAACGGTGAACTGAGGACGGGCGACCAGATAATGGACGATGTGATCAATTCATTAGCTGACATGCAGAACCCCGTAGAACGCAATGCTTATGGCGCCAAGATATTTGGAGGAGCATGGAAAGATATGGCTCCTATCCTGAGTATGGGTACCAAAGGTATCAAGGCGGCACGGGAAGAGGCTCATCAACTAGGTATTGTCATGTCCAAGGATAGTTTGAATGGATCAAATGCATTTAGAATGTCCGTTGATAGACTGAAAGCTACTTTTGATGGTTTGTTAAATCAAATGGGAGCTTCATTCGCCCCTATGCTCAATGACACCATCATACCTTTGATCGATGACTTTGTTGTCCCCGCTTTCAGGGCTTTTGCTGGATTTATAAAGAGGATCACGGACGGGTTTAATTCCCTTTCCCCGGTAGTCAAGAACATTGCTTTAGTAGTCACCGGGTTGGTTGCCGCCGTAGGGCCGTTGCTGACAGGGTTGGGAGTACTTACTATGACAGTAATTCCAGCCCTTAAAACTGGTATAATGGTGCTGACCACAGTGTTTTCACCGTTGGTACTAAAAATAGCTGCAGTAGTAGCCATAGTTGGTGGTCTTGCCTTAGTAGTAAAGGGAGTTATTGACAGTTGGGAAACAGTTAAGACTTATTTTAGTCAGTTGTGGGACAGGATAAAGCTATTTTTCATAAAGGGAGTGGCAGGAACATTGGAGGTGTTCAATAAATTCACCTCTGCAATTGGGCTGGATTTCTCGGACACTATAGACGGTCTTAGAGAAAAGTCAAAAGGAATGCAGGAAGCCCTGGACGCTCAGCCAGTGGTCACCCTAGGCGATGTGTTTTCAGAGGTGGGAAGTAGTATTATGAATACATTCACCTCTCTTAAAGATAGTGTAACCAGCTCTATGAGCACTACCAGAGAGGAGGTTACTAAAACCACGGAAGCTGTGAAAGGTTTAGGAGGAGCTGTACAGTCCTTGACATCTTCCGGATTAGGTGATATATCAACAAGCAGTAATAGAAAGTCTATGCTTCCAGAAATCGATGTGGATGCCTTTAATGAAAAACTAGACAGCATTAAACTAGCTGTAGTCAATAAAGGTCACCAAATCAATGACGCAATAGTTTCTTTTAACCAGCAGGCTAGCAGCATAATTACGGGGTCCATCGGATCAACCTTTAGCCAAATAGGGACAGCTATTGGAGAAGGTTTCGTGTCAGGTGAGAATGCCTTCAAAGCTGCTGGTAAATCACTATTAGGATCCCTAGCTGGAATTATGAGCCAGATTGGTGAATTGATGATAGAGTATGGCGCTTTAGCTATCGTGAAAGCCAAACTCGATGCATCAATGGCTATTCCAGGAGCAGGATTTATCACTGGCCCCTTGGCAATTGCTGCAGGTATCGCCCTAATATCTGCCTCTGCGGCCGTTGGGGCAGTGGCCTCCGGTAAATCATCGGGTTCTAGTGGTGGAGGTGCATTAGGCGAAGCCACTAACGTCTCAGGTATGAGAGCAATGGGAGGAACTGTGTCAGCTGGAAATTCTTATATTGTTGGCGAGCGTGGCCCTGAAATTTGGAAAGCTAGTGGTCATGGTAAGATAATACCTAACAATAAACTGGGAGGTTTAAACGGTCCTTTGTTGATCAGGATAGTAGGTGAATTTATCCAACGGGGTACAGACATGGTTGCCACTATTGATCAGACAAAAATGGTTTACGGTAGAACAACCTAA
- a CDS encoding DUF4468 domain-containing protein produces MKNQILLLATSIILLSSCMSAKVVNMEDRPYVQVYESLDTSQDDLFLMANEWMIKTFNDAESVIQHSDKEDGVLMGKYLMSGGVSTGLYGTTSDSRVYSIIDIRVKDDKVRISITPQEWAYYEMSTAPKYTEEEAMKDMENLASSLYQHISTSNVDF; encoded by the coding sequence ATGAAAAATCAAATTTTACTACTCGCTACTTCAATCATTTTACTGTCATCATGCATGTCTGCAAAAGTTGTTAACATGGAAGATAGACCATATGTACAGGTCTACGAATCATTGGATACCTCCCAGGATGATCTTTTCTTAATGGCAAATGAATGGATGATTAAAACTTTTAATGATGCTGAAAGTGTTATCCAGCATAGTGATAAAGAGGATGGAGTTTTAATGGGGAAATACTTAATGTCCGGAGGTGTTTCCACTGGTCTATATGGAACTACATCTGACAGCAGGGTTTATTCTATTATTGATATCCGCGTAAAGGATGATAAAGTTAGAATATCTATAACACCCCAAGAGTGGGCCTATTATGAAATGAGTACAGCTCCAAAGTATACTGAAGAAGAAGCAATGAAAGACATGGAAAACTTAGCTTCAAGCCTATACCAGCATATTAGTACTTCTAACGTAGACTTTTAA
- a CDS encoding pyocin knob domain-containing protein: MAYGLRYILEYDNKFGTCRDEIYTRDFEGAAQYIDGGAVPFLLTRNNSKDIKQHFKGSDSTISLLSNVSKYYFDLFEGDERQHKLIHKEQGVEVWSGWLTPDLFNEAYKTAPYETKIKATDGIGGLKEIPLPDITADEYSSTATEKDVVIACLGETDLELDVVIAANLYSAGMTDTDCPLSQSSVNMQAFLKDEDGEEDVPMSCYEVLEKILKSWNAFVAQVDNKWHIIRWPELYGSSIAFRRFGHTGTLLESGTHSLTKTFNSEGIKLNGAMLQTDRAYKKLSVSQNFGNILGSESGQLIPDTNFNDWNLEYQGPVAQFGSVWKLNKWTYHGINPFINEDNGEVRRVLQDSETGWNTCLIYNALLDFPDNPAYEVYLQSTPVSIKKEVENVIALSFDVQCATKGSNNVLVDAYFVIGVQLGTKWLGVDGNGGYEWKNTKEYISWKVGATYRWEAIDLGNLPVPEDGDLSVRIFPIVQTGSTAKTEYVSVWSGFRCTLVNNPALINKKVYYKTVNPENFTTKLDDISLELGDAKTIMSQNAKIVGGTFTEEWHRKGISETEPLARLIAREYLNQYQATTYNILGGNTRTGLHIFANYQDLDNEPDRYFILGGGTYDAKQSEWRPDFLEINQVETSQAILPYEEASEDQGVPSTGPESSPDPETSFSFNLPDGTIPQVQDSQMTESGARVVYDEGGELERFEFDGRVKALDAIEPEELLPKGQAESIFYTQEELDNFFAGNVPISGYNKDNWDEAYSWGPHSGVYIPLSQKGIANGVATLDGGGKVPINQLPNAIMIYKGVWNASTNTPSLSNGTGEAGWTYKVTGAPSPGVNFDFGSGNVHVENGDYVIYNDSGEWEKSDNTDAVTSVFGRTGVITAQSGDYSAFYEPIFTKNTAFNKSFGTSAGTVAQGNDSRILNGQTAFGWGNHALAGYLTSADLNGYATESWVTSQGYAVSGTGGGQVRTNTQLDARYQLSGDYVFSRPQISSGNASDGGTITGVTNYTLFTSSATNLPLAETIWVQTIQNSSVSATSVQIGITQSANRFFFRSGNLSLNPGTAWREMWHYGNLLNPATESWVTSQGYLTSSDLNGYATESWVTSQGYALDSAVIHKTGDETKTGVLWGASFSPFRIKGTGSGVSNVGYFSIYEIDGSTRQAFLGFGSSSTGSLDIRNDVSGSTIRLLESGGVNGLQYLDGISNRTVWHSGNLSSPATQSWVQSGYEPKFSKNTAFNKNFGTSAGTVAQGNDNRILNGQTAYSWGDFRDYGLGYAVVYSDLNTAGQGFFLAPTSATGAPSGAVGNLWGITHIGGSSRRVQEVMSGGNYESWQRYYDGSSWSPWYEKATIGTGSGQVRNNGQLDSRYLQSSDLTSYATESWVTSQGYAVSGTGGSQVRNNTQLDARYSQKEFVAPLYKQTLLPIANGSSQTVSLNAGQSEGTWILAFLEVGGDEYVNVIHTRINSSTSFVNVIGSSAGLTATPDGQAIRISNTSGVTIELTLSDIKLI; encoded by the coding sequence ATGGCTTATGGACTAAGGTATATTCTTGAATACGACAACAAGTTTGGCACGTGCCGGGACGAGATATACACCCGTGACTTTGAAGGCGCTGCCCAGTACATAGATGGGGGTGCCGTCCCTTTCCTGTTGACCAGGAACAATAGCAAGGATATCAAGCAGCATTTTAAAGGCTCTGATTCCACGATATCACTTTTGTCCAATGTCTCTAAATACTACTTCGATCTATTTGAGGGAGACGAACGCCAACACAAGCTTATACACAAGGAACAGGGTGTGGAGGTATGGAGTGGATGGCTCACACCTGATCTGTTCAATGAAGCATACAAGACAGCTCCTTACGAGACAAAGATAAAGGCCACAGACGGCATTGGAGGGCTTAAGGAAATACCCTTGCCAGATATCACTGCAGACGAATACAGCAGCACGGCTACGGAAAAGGACGTGGTAATAGCTTGCCTGGGAGAAACCGATCTAGAGTTGGACGTGGTAATAGCCGCAAACCTTTACAGTGCCGGCATGACCGACACGGATTGCCCACTGTCACAGAGCTCTGTTAATATGCAAGCTTTTCTAAAGGATGAGGACGGTGAGGAAGACGTACCTATGAGCTGCTATGAGGTATTGGAAAAGATATTGAAGTCCTGGAATGCATTCGTGGCACAGGTGGACAATAAGTGGCATATCATACGCTGGCCAGAGCTTTATGGTAGCTCCATAGCATTTAGGAGATTTGGCCATACGGGAACGCTTTTGGAAAGTGGAACCCATTCCCTTACCAAAACCTTCAATTCGGAAGGAATAAAGCTTAACGGGGCCATGCTACAGACCGATCGGGCATACAAAAAGTTAAGTGTGTCCCAGAATTTTGGTAATATCCTTGGATCAGAGTCCGGTCAACTGATCCCGGACACCAATTTCAATGACTGGAATTTGGAATACCAGGGACCGGTGGCCCAGTTTGGATCCGTATGGAAACTTAACAAATGGACCTACCACGGTATTAATCCCTTTATTAACGAGGACAATGGAGAAGTAAGAAGGGTATTACAGGACTCCGAAACGGGATGGAATACCTGCCTGATCTATAATGCATTGTTGGACTTTCCGGACAATCCTGCCTATGAGGTGTACTTGCAATCCACTCCTGTGTCGATTAAGAAGGAAGTGGAGAATGTAATCGCATTAAGTTTTGATGTGCAGTGTGCCACTAAGGGTTCTAATAACGTGCTTGTAGATGCATACTTTGTAATAGGCGTGCAGCTCGGTACAAAATGGCTTGGTGTAGACGGGAACGGTGGGTATGAATGGAAGAACACGAAGGAATACATCTCATGGAAAGTGGGGGCGACCTATCGATGGGAGGCAATAGACCTTGGTAACCTTCCCGTGCCTGAGGATGGCGACCTATCAGTTAGGATTTTTCCTATTGTGCAGACAGGATCAACCGCCAAGACGGAGTATGTATCTGTGTGGAGCGGGTTTAGGTGTACACTTGTTAATAATCCCGCTCTGATCAACAAGAAGGTTTATTACAAGACGGTAAACCCTGAGAACTTTACTACTAAGCTTGATGATATCTCCTTGGAACTAGGCGACGCCAAAACAATAATGTCGCAGAATGCCAAGATTGTGGGTGGGACTTTTACCGAGGAATGGCACCGAAAGGGTATTTCGGAAACAGAACCACTGGCAAGGCTTATAGCCCGGGAATACCTTAACCAGTACCAGGCGACTACCTATAATATTCTTGGAGGAAATACCCGAACAGGGCTTCATATATTCGCTAATTATCAAGATCTGGATAATGAGCCAGATAGGTATTTCATACTAGGAGGTGGTACCTACGATGCAAAGCAAAGTGAATGGAGGCCTGATTTCTTGGAAATCAACCAGGTCGAGACCTCTCAGGCTATTTTACCGTACGAGGAGGCTTCTGAAGATCAGGGTGTCCCTTCTACAGGCCCAGAGTCCTCGCCTGATCCAGAGACTAGTTTTTCATTTAACCTGCCTGACGGAACTATTCCCCAGGTACAGGATAGTCAAATGACCGAAAGCGGGGCTAGGGTAGTATATGACGAAGGAGGTGAGTTGGAGAGGTTTGAGTTTGATGGCCGGGTAAAAGCTTTAGATGCTATCGAACCTGAAGAACTTTTACCGAAAGGACAGGCTGAAAGTATTTTCTACACCCAAGAAGAATTAGATAATTTCTTTGCTGGAAATGTACCCATATCCGGATACAATAAGGATAATTGGGATGAGGCTTACAGCTGGGGACCTCATTCCGGGGTTTACATACCATTATCTCAAAAAGGGATAGCTAATGGAGTGGCAACATTGGACGGAGGAGGTAAAGTCCCCATTAACCAACTTCCCAACGCTATAATGATATACAAGGGAGTATGGAATGCAAGTACGAACACCCCTTCATTATCAAACGGTACAGGTGAAGCAGGATGGACTTATAAAGTTACTGGGGCACCAAGTCCGGGAGTTAACTTTGATTTTGGTTCGGGTAATGTCCATGTGGAGAACGGGGATTATGTAATCTACAATGATAGTGGGGAATGGGAGAAGTCGGATAACACGGATGCTGTTACCAGTGTATTCGGAAGGACAGGGGTAATCACCGCTCAATCTGGTGACTATTCTGCTTTTTACGAGCCTATATTCACCAAAAACACAGCTTTTAACAAGAGTTTCGGCACGTCTGCAGGAACGGTAGCGCAGGGTAATGACAGTAGAATTTTGAATGGCCAGACGGCTTTTGGTTGGGGCAATCATGCGTTGGCTGGTTATCTGACGAGTGCGGATCTGAATGGCTATGCTACGGAAAGTTGGGTAACATCGCAAGGCTATGCAGTATCCGGTACCGGAGGCGGTCAGGTGCGAACCAATACCCAATTGGATGCAAGATACCAGTTATCGGGCGATTATGTTTTTTCCAGACCCCAGATATCAAGTGGAAATGCTTCTGATGGCGGGACAATTACGGGAGTGACTAATTACACACTATTTACTTCCTCAGCCACTAATCTGCCACTTGCGGAAACCATATGGGTTCAGACTATCCAAAATAGCAGCGTGTCTGCTACAAGTGTCCAAATTGGAATTACCCAATCTGCCAACAGGTTTTTCTTCAGGTCTGGTAACCTGTCCTTAAATCCAGGCACAGCTTGGAGAGAGATGTGGCATTATGGCAATCTATTGAACCCTGCTACAGAATCATGGGTGACATCACAGGGTTATCTAACGAGTTCTGACCTGAATGGCTATGCAACAGAATCTTGGGTTACCTCTCAGGGCTATGCGTTGGATTCTGCGGTTATACATAAGACTGGCGATGAGACCAAAACCGGTGTATTGTGGGGAGCTTCATTCTCACCATTCCGAATTAAAGGGACTGGTTCAGGAGTTAGCAATGTCGGTTACTTTTCAATATATGAGATCGACGGGTCTACCAGGCAAGCATTTTTAGGATTTGGATCATCTTCTACGGGTAGTTTAGATATCAGGAATGATGTATCAGGATCAACTATCCGTCTTCTCGAATCTGGGGGGGTTAATGGGCTTCAGTATTTGGATGGAATTTCAAATCGGACAGTATGGCACTCTGGGAATCTTTCCAGCCCAGCGACCCAGAGTTGGGTGCAAAGTGGTTACGAGCCAAAATTTTCTAAAAACACAGCTTTCAATAAGAATTTCGGCACGTCTGCCGGTACGGTGGCGCAGGGTAACGATAACAGGATTCTGAATGGCCAGACGGCATATAGTTGGGGGGATTTCCGAGACTACGGTTTAGGTTATGCTGTTGTTTATTCGGACTTAAATACAGCTGGGCAAGGATTCTTTTTGGCACCTACTTCGGCAACCGGTGCTCCATCAGGGGCGGTTGGTAACCTATGGGGTATAACTCATATTGGAGGCAGCTCAAGAAGGGTTCAGGAAGTTATGTCAGGTGGTAATTATGAAAGCTGGCAAAGGTACTATGATGGCAGTAGTTGGTCGCCTTGGTATGAAAAGGCCACAATAGGAACAGGATCTGGACAGGTTAGAAATAACGGGCAACTTGATTCTAGATACCTCCAATCTTCCGACCTGACCAGCTATGCAACAGAAAGCTGGGTAACATCACAAGGCTATGCAGTATCCGGCACCGGAGGCAGTCAAGTCCGAAATAATACGCAGCTGGATGCGAGGTATTCACAAAAAGAATTTGTGGCCCCTCTTTATAAACAAACATTACTGCCAATTGCTAATGGATCGAGCCAAACTGTGAGTCTTAATGCAGGGCAGTCAGAAGGTACTTGGATTCTTGCTTTTCTCGAAGTAGGCGGGGATGAGTATGTTAATGTGATCCACACACGTATTAATTCTTCAACATCATTTGTCAATGTTATTGGAAGTTCTGCTGGATTGACAGCTACTCCTGACGGACAAGCAATAAGAATAAGCAACACATCTGGTGTAACTATAGAACTTACATTATCAGATATAAAACTAATCTAA
- a CDS encoding lysozyme: MRLTKEGIELMKEFEGLRLDAYQDVAGVWTIGHGNTYYEDGSKVKQGDRISKARSEKLFINIVEGFAEGVRGAILQPIGAKPFSALVSFAYNVGLQNFRDSTLLKKVNINPEDPSIRSEFMRWNKAGGKVWDGLTRRRKAEANLYFDE, from the coding sequence ATGAGACTGACAAAGGAAGGTATAGAGTTAATGAAGGAGTTTGAAGGGCTGAGACTAGACGCTTACCAGGACGTTGCAGGTGTCTGGACAATCGGTCATGGCAACACTTATTACGAGGACGGAAGCAAGGTAAAGCAGGGTGATAGGATCAGTAAGGCACGATCGGAAAAATTGTTTATCAATATCGTTGAGGGGTTTGCTGAAGGTGTTCGAGGAGCGATTTTACAGCCAATAGGCGCTAAACCATTCAGCGCGTTGGTTTCATTTGCCTACAACGTAGGACTGCAAAATTTCCGGGACAGTACTTTACTGAAGAAGGTTAATATCAATCCAGAAGACCCTTCTATTAGGTCTGAGTTTATGAGATGGAATAAGGCTGGCGGAAAGGTGTGGGATGGGTTGACAAGGAGAAGGAAAGCGGAAGCAAATTTGTATTTTGATGAGTAG
- a CDS encoding HAD family hydrolase, with protein sequence MKIDKNIDFFVFDLGGVIIDLDIPFTISQLSSYLDGDGNDELGNFMAHPVHHAFEKGEISEAIFRDEIRRSFNKEWTDREIDAIWNGMLKNIPMQKIELLRELRKTHPVYMLSNTNGIHFKKVEEILLNDTGIDRFSTLFDELFLSHEMGCRKPDAVIYEKVLEKVGMPAEKGVFFDDTAPNLTGAQKVGLNTVHINHPNALMDYFSDVH encoded by the coding sequence ATGAAAATAGATAAAAACATTGATTTTTTTGTGTTTGACCTTGGCGGGGTCATTATTGACTTGGATATTCCTTTTACGATCAGCCAGTTATCCAGTTACCTGGACGGGGATGGCAATGATGAGCTCGGGAATTTTATGGCCCACCCTGTACACCATGCCTTTGAGAAGGGCGAAATCAGTGAGGCCATCTTTAGGGATGAAATCAGAAGGTCCTTTAACAAAGAATGGACTGACCGGGAAATCGATGCTATCTGGAATGGAATGCTCAAAAATATTCCGATGCAAAAAATAGAACTGTTAAGGGAGCTCAGAAAGACCCATCCCGTTTATATGCTCTCCAATACCAATGGTATCCACTTTAAAAAAGTAGAGGAAATCTTGCTGAACGACACTGGAATTGATCGCTTTTCTACACTTTTTGACGAGTTGTTCTTGAGCCACGAGATGGGGTGTAGAAAACCGGATGCGGTGATTTATGAAAAAGTATTGGAAAAAGTAGGTATGCCTGCTGAAAAAGGTGTATTTTTCGATGATACTGCACCTAATTTGACAGGGGCACAAAAAGTGGGACTTAATACCGTCCACATTAATCACCCAAATGCGTTAATGGATTATTTCTCGGATGTACACTAA
- a CDS encoding site-2 protease family protein → MYTKKEYLRHLLLFIVTFICTTLAGGEWLFGRSVLSSEKPLTWEYFVRSMAFSIPFIGILLVHELGHLFTSLRLKVKASLPIFLPFWLGFMGMPSIGTMGAVIKMKAFVNSRRKFFDIGVAGPLAGFVIALAVLFFGFTHLPEADFIYEIHPEYMDPDYDPDQEEIINIQLGQNLLFYGMENLLADPEKMPNMSEVIHYPYLFAGYLALFFTALNLLPIGQLDGGHIIFGLFPRHHKQISLVFYIAFLFFAGLGVVNPYLEPTYLYIALPIYIGFLYICFKKSGFPRQTKWTIVLAIVSIQYALTYAFPHLQGYEGWLLYAFLLGRVLGLEHPPVQDGTRLDRPRKIVAWVAIIIFIICFTPRPFMIS, encoded by the coding sequence ATGTACACTAAAAAAGAGTACTTACGTCATCTTTTATTATTTATTGTCACCTTTATTTGTACCACTTTAGCAGGTGGTGAATGGTTATTTGGCAGAAGCGTGCTCTCCAGCGAAAAGCCGCTGACATGGGAGTATTTTGTCCGCTCAATGGCATTTTCCATTCCTTTTATCGGGATATTATTGGTGCACGAACTGGGACATCTTTTTACTTCTCTTCGGTTAAAGGTGAAAGCCTCGTTGCCTATTTTCTTGCCGTTTTGGCTGGGATTTATGGGGATGCCCTCTATTGGTACCATGGGAGCTGTAATCAAGATGAAAGCCTTTGTCAATAGCCGAAGGAAATTTTTTGATATCGGTGTTGCTGGACCGCTTGCTGGCTTTGTGATTGCATTGGCCGTGCTCTTTTTTGGGTTTACCCATCTTCCCGAAGCCGATTTTATCTATGAGATCCACCCCGAATACATGGACCCCGATTACGATCCTGATCAAGAGGAAATCATCAATATCCAGCTGGGCCAAAACCTGCTGTTTTATGGAATGGAAAACCTATTGGCTGATCCTGAGAAAATGCCAAACATGAGCGAGGTGATCCACTATCCTTACCTTTTTGCTGGTTATCTGGCCTTGTTCTTTACTGCATTGAACCTTCTTCCTATCGGCCAATTGGATGGAGGCCATATTATTTTCGGACTGTTTCCAAGGCACCATAAGCAGATTTCCCTGGTTTTTTATATTGCCTTTTTGTTCTTTGCAGGGTTAGGGGTGGTCAATCCGTACCTTGAACCCACCTATCTTTATATTGCATTGCCCATATATATTGGCTTCCTGTATATTTGTTTTAAGAAATCCGGTTTTCCGAGACAGACCAAGTGGACCATTGTGCTCGCCATTGTCAGTATCCAATATGCACTCACCTATGCATTCCCCCACTTGCAAGGATATGAAGGGTGGCTACTCTATGCATTTTTGCTGGGGAGGGTGCTTGGTTTGGAACATCCTCCAGTCCAAGATGGTACACGCCTTGATAGACCAAGAAAAATAGTGGCATGGGTGGCTATCATTATATTCATTATCTGTTTTACACCAAGACCCTTTATGATCTCCTAA